A region of the Cytobacillus sp. IB215665 genome:
GCAACTATGGATCAAGTTGTCGTTGCAACAGGGGTAGAGGAAGAGTTAATCATTAAATTTATTAAAAAAGGTCGTTTAAAATTAGCTCAATTTCCTAACCTCGGTTATCAATGTGAGCGCTGTGGAACAACAATTCGCGACGGTAAGATTTGTCCAAACTGTGTGAGAGAATTACAAACTGATTTATTTACTCATAATAAAGAAGAAACACGTAAACAAGAATTGAAAGAAAAAGAAAAAGAAACCATTACTTATTTTTCGGTTAATAAAAATCGTAATAAGTGAAGCTAATCTATCAAATTACAAGAGGCTACATTTATAGTAGCTTTAAGAACTAACATTACGCTGAAGGATCTTACTTCGCTTTATGCCTAGATGCTAGAAAGTGAGTTTGATCCTTTAACTGTGTCTATGGTTGATGCTTTTTGTACTGAGGCATATTAAACGATATTTCGTAGCACTTTTTCTTCAATAAAAAGATGAGAACGGTATAAATCCTCATCTAACAATAGCACGATGTTTACTACAACAATCTTCTTAAGATAATACCTCACAGCATTCATACTATAAAATAAATAATTTTTCGTCACGCTACATTTAACAATCTCCCAAATTAACCGATAATAAAAACAAGATGATACTTCTGCCGCGAGGAAAGTGAGGGATCGGCATGAAAATAAACCAATTCGGGGTATCTGGAATCAACCCGTATAAGCAACAACTGAATAAGCTTGATACAATCAAAAAAAACAACACGATGAAAGATAAATTAGAAATTTCTTCAGCTGCTAAGGAGCTTCAAGAAACGACAGATATTGAAGCTGCTCGTCAAGAAAAGGTTGAGGCAATTAAGCAACAAGTAGACAGTGGAACATATACGATCAATCGTGAAGCTGTTGCAAGAGGAATATACGACTTTTATTCGAAAAAATAGGAGGGGGAGCATTGTCAGTTCAAGCCTTACAATCAACGCTACAAAAAATGTACAAGATCCATAAAAGCTTGTACGATCTAGGCACCAAGAAAACCGATATTGTAAAAAAAGGCGACATTAAAGCCCTCGATACATTATTAAAGGATGAACAAAAACATGTCGCTGCCATTCGTACGCTTGATGAAGAACGGAAAAAACAAGTGTACAAAATGGTCAGCGGTCATACAATTGCAGGAAGTGAGCCGACGGTTACAGATTGCATCGACATCGCAGCTGGTGATGACAAACAGCAATTAATTCACATCCAATCACAGCTTACTCAAATCATAAACGAGCTAAAACAACAAAATGAACTTAATCAACAGCTGTTATATCAATCGTTACAATTTGTAAATATCTCATTAGACATGCTCCTGCCACAGCCAGAAGTATTTAATTATGAAAAGCCAGCAATGTCAGAAGGGCCTCAACCAAGTCGTTCATTGTTTGATTCGAAAGCATAAGCGGTTATTAGCTTATGACCTTTGATGTGTCTGGAGTGAGTCAAAAAATAGATCTTAAATTCTACTTTTCTATGTTTTACAAAGGAGGAAACACAGCATGACTTCAACCTTTCATGGGTTAGAAACCGCCCGCCGCGGTATGGCTACACAGCAGTCAGCATTATATACAGTTGGACATAATATCGCCAATGCCAACACACCTGGCTATACAAGACAACGAGTGAACTTTGTCCAAACAGAGCCATATCCATCAGCAGCGATCAATCGTCCAGATATGCCTGGACAAATTGGAACAGGCGTTGAGACAGGTTCAGTACAACGCATGCGTGATAGCTTTTTGGACGTTCAATTTCGAGGTGAAAATAGTAAGCTAG
Encoded here:
- a CDS encoding TIGR03826 family flagellar region protein, with product MAELDNCPKCDNIFVKNQFRDVCDNCYKEEEKAYQEVYNYIRKRENRTATMDQVVVATGVEEELIIKFIKKGRLKLAQFPNLGYQCERCGTTIRDGKICPNCVRELQTDLFTHNKEETRKQELKEKEKETITYFSVNKNRNK
- the flgM gene encoding flagellar biosynthesis anti-sigma factor FlgM, producing the protein MKINQFGVSGINPYKQQLNKLDTIKKNNTMKDKLEISSAAKELQETTDIEAARQEKVEAIKQQVDSGTYTINREAVARGIYDFYSKK
- a CDS encoding flagellar protein FlgN, encoding MSVQALQSTLQKMYKIHKSLYDLGTKKTDIVKKGDIKALDTLLKDEQKHVAAIRTLDEERKKQVYKMVSGHTIAGSEPTVTDCIDIAAGDDKQQLIHIQSQLTQIINELKQQNELNQQLLYQSLQFVNISLDMLLPQPEVFNYEKPAMSEGPQPSRSLFDSKA